One Desulfobacterales bacterium genomic window carries:
- a CDS encoding aminotransferase class I/II-fold pyridoxal phosphate-dependent enzyme — MFTFARLDRLPPYVFATVNELKMKARRAGEDIIDLGMGNPDLGTPQHIVDKLIESAQKQHNHRYSASMGITKLRMAIADWYGRRFNVDIDANTEAIATIGVKEGMSHLILVTIRPGDVVFTPNPTYPIHPYSAIISGGDVRGIPLGPEADFFENLLAATKTTWPRPKVLTISYPHNPTTEVVDLAFFEKIVAYAQEHNIMVIHDFAYADLVFDGYKAPSFLQAKGAKDVGVEFFSLSKSYSMPGWRVGFCVGNAQIVAALSRIKSYLDYGIFQPIQIASIIALNGPYDCVENIRDTYKERRDALVNGLNRIGWNIQTPKGTMFVWAKIPDKFLEMGSVEFAKLLIQEAQVAVSPGLGFGEYGDAYVRFALIENPMRISQAIRGIRKVM; from the coding sequence ATGTTTACATTTGCGCGATTGGACCGCTTGCCGCCGTATGTCTTTGCAACCGTCAACGAGCTAAAAATGAAAGCCCGGCGAGCGGGCGAAGATATAATTGACCTGGGTATGGGAAATCCGGACTTGGGAACTCCGCAGCATATTGTCGACAAGCTGATTGAATCCGCCCAAAAACAGCATAACCATCGATACTCCGCTTCAATGGGAATTACTAAACTGCGAATGGCCATAGCAGACTGGTACGGGCGCAGATTCAATGTCGATATCGACGCGAACACAGAAGCGATTGCGACCATTGGCGTCAAGGAAGGTATGTCGCATTTAATTCTGGTCACGATTCGGCCCGGGGATGTCGTTTTTACGCCCAATCCAACCTACCCCATCCATCCATATTCAGCCATCATTTCCGGTGGTGATGTCCGAGGGATACCGCTGGGACCCGAGGCCGATTTTTTTGAGAACCTGCTTGCGGCCACCAAAACCACCTGGCCGCGACCCAAAGTGTTGACCATCAGCTATCCGCATAACCCCACCACCGAGGTTGTTGATTTGGCTTTTTTTGAAAAAATTGTTGCATATGCCCAAGAGCACAACATTATGGTGATCCATGATTTTGCCTATGCAGACCTGGTGTTCGACGGTTATAAGGCACCGAGCTTTCTGCAGGCCAAAGGCGCCAAAGACGTCGGTGTCGAGTTTTTCTCTTTGTCAAAAAGCTACAGTATGCCGGGCTGGCGCGTTGGGTTTTGTGTGGGCAATGCCCAAATTGTGGCCGCCTTAAGCCGCATCAAAAGCTACCTTGATTATGGCATTTTTCAACCGATCCAAATTGCTTCGATCATTGCCCTAAACGGACCTTATGATTGTGTTGAAAACATCCGTGATACCTACAAGGAAAGACGGGATGCACTGGTGAATGGTCTCAATCGTATCGGTTGGAATATTCAGACGCCCAAAGGCACTATGTTTGTATGGGCAAAGATACCTGATAAATTTTTAGAAATGGGATCGGTCGAATTTGCCAAGCTCCTGATCCAAGAGGCGCAAGTGGCGGTTTCACCGGGTCTAGGATTCGGCGAATACGGAGATGCATATGTGCGATTTGCGTTGATTGAAAATCCGATGCGGATTAGTCAGGCCATCCGCGGTATCCGCAAAGTGATGTGA
- the purM gene encoding phosphoribosylformylglycinamidine cyclo-ligase, which translates to MKDSLTYADAGVDIDKANKLVDAIGEIAKKTARAGVMSDIGGFGGLFSLNLANLERPVLVSSTDGVGTKLKIAFMLDKHDTVGIDLVAMCANDIIVQGAKPLFFLDYLSMGKLDNQRATDVITGIAQGCQLAQCALLGGETAEMPGFYTADEYDLAGFAVGVVDNSKIIDGTEIRVGHKLIGIASSGLHSNGYSLARKVCFETLGLKIDEHVAELGRTIGEELLIPTKIYAAVIAALIKDLPIHGIAHITGGGISDNIVRIVPQACSILIREESWDIPPVFAFLQQGGNITKKEMARAFNMGIGMIVVVPDHAVVDVVQRIEALDERAYIIGEILDCKETGRRLIWD; encoded by the coding sequence ATGAAAGATTCGTTAACATATGCTGACGCTGGTGTCGACATAGACAAGGCCAATAAGCTGGTTGATGCCATCGGAGAGATTGCAAAAAAAACGGCGCGTGCCGGTGTCATGAGCGATATCGGCGGTTTTGGCGGTCTTTTTTCGCTAAATCTGGCGAATCTGGAAAGACCAGTTTTGGTAAGCTCGACCGATGGGGTTGGGACCAAGCTTAAGATCGCGTTTATGCTCGATAAACACGATACCGTCGGCATTGATCTGGTGGCGATGTGCGCCAACGATATCATAGTTCAAGGTGCAAAGCCACTTTTCTTTCTCGATTATCTGTCCATGGGAAAACTCGACAATCAGCGCGCCACCGATGTCATTACCGGTATTGCTCAGGGATGCCAGTTGGCGCAATGCGCTTTATTGGGGGGTGAAACCGCTGAAATGCCCGGGTTTTATACGGCCGATGAATATGATTTGGCCGGTTTCGCCGTCGGCGTTGTGGACAACAGCAAGATCATCGACGGAACAGAGATACGGGTTGGGCATAAGCTGATTGGCATTGCCTCCAGCGGCCTTCATAGCAACGGGTACTCTCTTGCGCGCAAGGTTTGCTTTGAAACCCTGGGTTTAAAAATTGACGAACACGTTGCGGAACTGGGAAGGACCATTGGCGAAGAATTGTTGATCCCCACCAAGATCTACGCTGCTGTCATTGCAGCCCTCATAAAGGACCTGCCGATCCATGGAATCGCGCATATTACCGGTGGCGGCATATCAGATAATATCGTCAGGATTGTTCCCCAGGCTTGCAGCATACTGATTCGCGAAGAAAGCTGGGATATTCCGCCGGTTTTTGCTTTTTTGCAGCAGGGTGGAAATATCACCAAAAAGGAAATGGCCCGCGCATTTAATATGGGTATCGGCATGATTGTTGTCGTACCCGATCATGCCGTCGTAGATGTTGTGCAACGCATTGAAGCGCTCGACGAGCGTGCCTATATTATCGGGGAAATACTTGACTGTAAAGAAACAGGCCGGCGTTTGATATGGGATTGA
- a CDS encoding homoserine dehydrogenase, producing MKTINIGLLGCGTVGTGVAKLLLESYPVIASRLGATLHLKRIADIDIETDRGLSFAPGVLTTDAQAVVDDPDIDIVVEMIGGEGIAKELILKAIENGKQVITANKALLASQGNTLFAAAAEKNVDLAYEAAVGGCMPIIKSMRESLVANQIHSMTGILNGTCNYILTKISDERMPFDEALAEAQQKGYAEANPSLDVDGIDTAHKIAILTALAYGMNINLPDVYIEGISKITPLDVEFAEHFGYRIKLLAISKNKGNQVEARVHPTMIPFDNLLSSVSGTVNAVMVSGDAVGDIMLYGRGAGMMPTASAVISDAVDIARNLMAGTTRRIPALSVQREHIENITIMPMDQIITHYYFRFALLDKPGVLSAISGILGQNDISIQSMQQKGRKTNGSVPVVMVSHQAKEADVQKALAEIDRLDVVSQPTMLIRIEDEKLD from the coding sequence ATGAAAACGATAAACATAGGTTTGCTTGGTTGCGGCACTGTGGGCACCGGGGTAGCAAAATTACTGCTTGAAAGCTATCCGGTGATTGCCTCACGGCTGGGCGCGACGCTGCACCTCAAACGGATCGCCGATATTGATATCGAAACAGACCGAGGGCTTTCGTTTGCACCTGGTGTGTTGACCACAGATGCCCAGGCGGTCGTTGATGATCCCGACATCGATATTGTCGTTGAAATGATTGGCGGCGAAGGCATTGCCAAAGAACTTATTTTAAAAGCCATAGAAAACGGCAAACAGGTGATTACGGCCAACAAAGCGCTGTTGGCCAGTCAGGGCAATACGCTGTTTGCGGCGGCTGCAGAGAAAAACGTTGATCTGGCATACGAGGCTGCAGTAGGCGGGTGTATGCCGATCATCAAATCGATGCGCGAATCATTGGTTGCCAATCAGATCCATTCAATGACCGGTATTCTCAACGGGACCTGTAATTATATTTTAACTAAAATTTCCGACGAGAGAATGCCGTTTGACGAAGCCTTGGCGGAAGCGCAGCAAAAAGGCTATGCGGAAGCCAATCCTTCCCTTGATGTCGATGGAATCGACACAGCGCATAAAATCGCTATTTTAACAGCGTTGGCATATGGAATGAACATTAACCTGCCAGACGTTTACATTGAAGGCATCTCAAAAATTACACCGCTGGACGTAGAATTTGCAGAGCATTTTGGATATCGTATCAAGCTGTTGGCTATCAGCAAAAACAAAGGCAACCAGGTAGAGGCCCGGGTTCACCCAACCATGATTCCGTTTGACAACCTGCTTTCAAGTGTGAGCGGCACAGTAAATGCCGTCATGGTTTCCGGTGATGCGGTCGGGGATATCATGCTCTATGGCCGAGGCGCCGGCATGATGCCCACTGCCAGTGCCGTCATCAGTGATGCGGTGGATATCGCCCGTAACCTAATGGCCGGAACGACGCGCCGCATTCCAGCCCTTTCAGTGCAAAGAGAGCATATTGAAAACATCACCATCATGCCAATGGATCAAATTATCACCCATTATTATTTTCGTTTTGCGTTGCTTGATAAGCCGGGTGTATTGTCGGCCATCTCCGGAATTTTGGGCCAAAATGACATCAGTATTCAATCGATGCAGCAAAAAGGAAGGAAAACCAATGGGTCTGTGCCGGTTGTTATGGTCAGTCACCAGGCCAAAGAAGCGGATGTCCAAAAAGCGCTGGCTGAAATCGACCGTTTGGATGTGGTCAGCCAGCCGACAATGCTGATTCGAATTGAAGACGAAAAATTAGATTAA